From Hermetia illucens chromosome 6, iHerIll2.2.curated.20191125, whole genome shotgun sequence, one genomic window encodes:
- the LOC119659450 gene encoding peptidoglycan-recognition protein LB-like, with product MKAVILILLLGVVLPQTFAALITRSQWGARSPTGTSKFSGVIPYVVIHHSVSPGVCTTTDACKTAMRSMQNYHMDTNGWGDIGYSFAVGGDGNVYEGRGYNVVGAHAPGYNSQSIGLLLIGDFSKSNAPANMITAAKNFISSAVSAGKLSSTYKLIGHRQALATECPGDKLYAEIKTWARYTANP from the exons ATGAAGGCTGTAATTCTTATTCTGCTTTTGGGAG TTGTACTTCCCCAAACTTTCGCTGCCTTAATTACCCGTTCACAATGGGGAGCTAGGTCACCAACTGGAACTAGTAAATTCTCTGGTGTCATTCCATACGTCGTAATCCATCACTCCGTATCACCTGGAGTTTGTACCACTACCGATGCCTGCAAGACTGCCATGAGATCTATGcaaaactaccatatggatACCAATGGTTGGGGGGATATTGGATACAGTTTTGCTGTTGGTGGCGACGGTAATGTCTACGAAGGTCGTGGTTACAACGTAGTTGGAGCTCATGCCCCAGGCTACAATAGCCAGAGTATTGGTCTCCTTTTGATCGGTGATTTCAGCA AGAGCAATGCTCCAGCTAATATGATCACTGCTGCCAAGAACTTCATCTCTTCTGCTGTTTCTGCTGGAAAGCTTTCCTCAACTTATAAATTGATTGGACACAGGCAAGCTCTTGCTACCGAATGTCCTGGAGATAAGTTATACGCTGAAATCAAAACCTGGGCTCGTTATACTGCCAACCCTTAA
- the LOC119659558 gene encoding peptidoglycan-recognition protein LB-like, producing MKAAVLVLIFGVVLHQTYGALITRAQWGARAPTGTSKFSGVIPYVVIHHSESPGVCTTTDACKAAMRSMQNYHMNSNGWADIGYSFAIGGDGNTYEGRGYNVVGAHAPGYNSQSIGLLLIGDFRKANAPAKMITAAKNFISSAVSAGKLSSSYKLIGHRQAVSTDCPGDKLYAEIKTWPRYTAKP from the exons ATGAAGGCTGCAGTTCTTGTTCTGATTTTCGGAG TTGTACTCCATCAAACCTATGGTGCTTTGATCACCCGTGCACAATGGGGAGCTAGGGCACCAACCGGAACTAGCAAGTTTTCAGGAGTCATTCCATACGTTGTAATCCATCACTCTGAATCACCTGGAGTTTGTACCACCACCGATGCTTGTAAGGCTGCCATGAGGTCCATGCAAAACTATCACATGAACTCCAATGGATGGGCAGATATTGGATACAGTTTCGCAATTGGTGGTGATGGTAATACCTACGAAGGTCGTGGATACAACGTCGTTGGAGCTCACGCCCCAGGATACAACAGCCAAAGTATTGGTCTTCTTTTGATTGGTGACTTCAGGA AGGCTAATGCTCCAGCTAAAATGATCACTGCTGCCAAGAACTTCATCTCTTCTGCTGTTTCTGCTGGAAAGCTTTCCTCATCTTATAAATTGATTGGACACAGGCAAGCTGTATCCACTGACTGCCCCGGAGATAAATTGTACGCTGAAATCAAAACCTGGCCCCGTTACACTGCTAAGCCCTAA
- the LOC119659319 gene encoding peptidoglycan-recognition protein LB-like: protein MKAAVLVLIFGVVLHQTYGALITRAQWGARAPTGTSKFSGVIPYVVIHHSESPGVCTTTDACKAAMRSMQNYHMNTNGWADIGYSFAIGGDGNTYEGRGYNVVGAHAPGYNSQSIGLLLIGDFRKANAPANMITAAKNFIASAVSAGKLSSSYKLIGHRQAVSTDCPGDKLYAEIKTWARYTANP from the exons ATGAAGGCTGCAGTTCTTGTTCTGATTTTCGGAG TTGTACTCCATCAAACCTACGGTGCtttgatcacccgtgcccaatGGGGAGCTAGGGCACCAACTGGAACTAGCAAGTTCTCAGGAGTCATTCCATACGTTGTTATCCATCACTCTGAATCACCTGGAGTTTGTACCACCACCGATGCTTGCAAGGCTGCCATGAGGTCCATGCAGAACTACCACATGAACACCAACGGATGGGCAGATATTGGATACAGTTTCGCAATTGGTGGTGATGGCAATACCTACGAAGGTCGTGGATACAACGTTGTTGGAGCTCACGCCCCAGGTTACAACAGCCAAAGTATTGGTCTTCTTTTGATTGGTGACTTCAGGA AGGCTAATGCTCCAGCTAACATGATCACTGCTGCCAAGAACTTCATTGCCTCTGCTGTTTCTGCTGGAAAGCTTTCCTCATCTTACAAATTGATTGGACATAGGCAAGCCGTATCCACCGACTGTCCTGGAGACAAATTGTACGCTGAAATCAAAACCTGGGCTCGTTACACTGCTAACCCTTAA
- the LOC119659722 gene encoding peptidoglycan-recognition protein LB-like, protein MNFIALVVILAVLLQGVFGSFISRSQWGAKSSKGSTKFSGVIRYVVIHHTDSPGVCTTTDPCKAAMRSIQNYHMKSNGWKDIGYSFAVGGDGNIYEGRGYNVVGAHAPGYNSRSIGLVLIGNFMKSSPPDEMIAAAKNFIASAISAGKLSKDYKLIGHRQATSTSCPGNKLYAEIKTWSHWTSKP, encoded by the exons ATGAATTTCATTGCTCTGGTCGTAATTTTGGCAG TCCTTcttcaaggagtttttggtagtTTTATAAGCCGTTCTCAATGGGGTGCTAAGTCATCGAAAGGATCTACAAAATTCTCTGGAGTCATTCGTTATGTTGTTATTCACCACACTGACTCGCCTGGGGTTTGTACTACCACTGATCCCTGTAAGGCAGCTATGAGATCCATACAGAATTATCACATGAAAAGCAATGGCTGGAAAGATATTGGATACAGTTTCGCAGTTGGTGGCGATGGCAACATTTACGAAGGTCGTGGTTACAATGTTGTTGGAGCTCATGCTCCAGGTTACAACAGCAGAAGTATTGGACTTGTCCTTATCGGAAACTTTATGA AAAGCAGTCCTCCAGATGAAATGATTGCGgctgccaaaaactttattgctTCCGCTATTTCCGCTGGAAAACTTTCTAAGGACTATAAGTTAATTGGACACAGGCAAGCCACCTCCACAAGCTGCCCTGGTAACAAATTGTATGCTGAGATTAAGACCTGGTCACATTGGACCTCTAAACCTTGA